In Methanooceanicella nereidis, one DNA window encodes the following:
- a CDS encoding DUF429 domain-containing protein: MLMNTYAGIDLASFPKNQTGVCIYRDGRFECRTLYDDASIFTFIISAAPKVVAIDAPLTLPAGRCCFNDDCCGTRKIRECDRRLISMGYRVFPPGFSFMKQLTLRGKALREKLEASGTKVIEVHPRTSMRILGIDASKEFGKAASTQHEIDACASALTAKLYDEGKCVQVGDSEGMIVIPEKKDVIEK; this comes from the coding sequence GTGCTCATGAACACATATGCAGGGATAGACCTGGCTTCCTTTCCAAAGAACCAGACAGGCGTCTGTATTTACAGGGACGGAAGGTTTGAATGCAGGACACTCTACGATGACGCGTCCATCTTTACTTTTATTATAAGTGCCGCTCCTAAAGTCGTCGCCATAGACGCTCCGCTGACACTTCCGGCAGGGCGCTGCTGTTTTAATGATGACTGCTGCGGCACGCGAAAGATAAGGGAATGTGACCGCAGGCTCATATCTATGGGATATCGAGTGTTCCCGCCGGGCTTCTCTTTTATGAAACAGCTGACGTTAAGGGGTAAAGCTCTCAGGGAAAAGCTTGAGGCGTCGGGGACTAAGGTCATTGAAGTTCATCCGCGCACGAGCATGCGTATCCTCGGGATCGATGCCTCGAAAGAGTTCGGTAAGGCGGCTTCTACACAGCATGAGATAGATGCCTGCGCTTCCGCGCTAACGGCAAAGCTGTATGACGAAGGAAAATGCGTTCAGGTAGGCGACTCCGAGGGCATGATCGTGATCCCGGAAAAGAAAGACGTAATAGAAAAATAG
- a CDS encoding RAD55 family ATPase, whose protein sequence is MSEIKNRAKFGIPDIDSALDGGIPRGSLILLEEDTGAKSHILQSKFVAEGLLNDEYCYIFNMEHPPHAIVNSMNAFGLEPEELMSNGQFIIIDGFTDAFGWGEFTSKWKYVCHDLTNLKEVNDVVKAATAAVEPYNNMRGIVDSLTTLFLANDSERAVLNYIHHQMATQKNYGITSMYTIHMGAHRPELVKALEHIVDGVIWVCKVEVDGEPRDMIQIKKLRDSKFSARKYFFNVEDETATLEEIKKR, encoded by the coding sequence ATGTCAGAAATCAAGAACCGCGCGAAATTCGGCATACCTGACATCGACAGTGCTCTGGATGGAGGCATACCGAGAGGATCGTTGATCCTCCTGGAGGAGGATACGGGTGCTAAGTCACATATCCTGCAGAGTAAGTTCGTCGCCGAAGGGCTGTTGAACGATGAGTATTGTTATATCTTTAACATGGAACATCCGCCTCATGCGATAGTCAACTCGATGAACGCTTTTGGGCTTGAGCCGGAGGAGCTTATGTCGAACGGCCAGTTCATAATCATAGACGGCTTTACGGACGCGTTCGGATGGGGAGAGTTCACGTCGAAGTGGAAATATGTATGCCACGACCTCACTAACCTGAAGGAAGTGAACGACGTCGTAAAGGCGGCAACCGCAGCCGTAGAACCGTACAATAACATGCGCGGGATCGTGGACTCGCTCACAACGCTGTTCCTGGCCAACGATTCCGAGAGGGCCGTGCTCAACTACATACACCACCAGATGGCGACGCAGAAAAACTACGGCATAACCTCGATGTACACGATACACATGGGCGCCCACAGGCCGGAGCTTGTAAAGGCCCTTGAACATATTGTGGACGGCGTCATATGGGTATGTAAGGTCGAAGTGGACGGGGAGCCGCGCGACATGATACAGATCAAGAAGCTCAGGGACTCTAAGTTCTCGGCGCGTAAGTACTTCTTTAACGTTGAAGATGAGACCGCGACCCTGGAAGAGATAAAAAAGAGATGA
- a CDS encoding MBL fold metallo-hydrolase — protein MRVVFLGTNGWYDTKTGNTLCTLIEAGDKFIVLDAGNGIHKLNRHIPREDARQTFLFLSHFHLDHVEGLHTLNKSRLSKGLKIYGQEGTRSILNYLMNDPFSVPLSDMPYPVSINELPENRHDVPFLEDFRFLLHSSRCLGYRFNIEGKIVAYCTDTGICDNLIELAKDADLLITECSFRFGQHSDHWPHLNPVDAVNVAKKANVKKMALVHFDANRYPELENRKEVYDRMIKEFDGLIVSYDDMEIEI, from the coding sequence ATGAGAGTCGTTTTCCTGGGTACCAACGGCTGGTACGACACCAAGACCGGTAATACCTTATGCACATTGATAGAGGCCGGAGATAAGTTCATAGTCCTGGACGCGGGAAACGGCATTCATAAGCTGAACAGGCATATACCGAGGGAAGACGCCCGCCAGACTTTTCTTTTTCTTAGCCATTTTCATCTTGACCATGTCGAGGGTTTGCATACCCTTAATAAGTCAAGGTTAAGCAAGGGGCTCAAGATATACGGGCAGGAAGGCACAAGGAGCATATTGAATTATTTGATGAACGATCCCTTCAGCGTGCCCCTATCAGATATGCCTTATCCCGTCAGTATAAACGAGCTGCCGGAAAACAGGCATGATGTCCCGTTCCTGGAGGATTTCAGGTTTCTCCTTCACTCGTCAAGATGCCTCGGATATCGGTTCAACATAGAAGGGAAGATAGTCGCCTATTGCACTGATACCGGAATATGTGATAACCTGATAGAGTTGGCAAAGGACGCCGACCTGCTTATCACCGAATGCTCTTTTCGTTTCGGCCAGCATAGCGACCACTGGCCTCACTTGAACCCTGTCGACGCTGTAAATGTCGCGAAAAAAGCTAACGTCAAAAAAATGGCGCTCGTGCATTTCGACGCGAACAGGTACCCTGAGCTGGAGAACAGGAAAGAGGTCTATGACCGCATGATAAAAGAGTTCGACGGCCTGATCGTGTCATATGATGATATGGAAATAGAGATATAA
- a CDS encoding sugar phosphate isomerase/epimerase family protein, producing the protein MYLGTLADPRGDVIQEIHYADNVKFDFVEISVEGPKYTLENLEPKVPEINRLKNELGLFFTCHTPWGWNIGNPYEKIRGATVGEVMKVIDFAESIEARLVTVHMHTRFGLYDKKEIIKNMAGSLSILCDRAEKSGIAITVENVDQGVDDMKALFELEPRAKFHLDIGHANLLCKDGSNIYAFIETFKDRLYHVHAHDNKGGHNVDGDLHLALGMGNIDWPKVVGSLKDAGYKETVTFEVFTRNRQYLETSRDIFKTLMGGWAEQD; encoded by the coding sequence ATGTACCTTGGAACCCTTGCCGACCCCCGGGGCGATGTCATTCAGGAGATCCATTATGCGGACAATGTCAAATTCGACTTTGTCGAGATAAGCGTTGAAGGACCAAAATATACGCTCGAGAACCTCGAGCCAAAGGTCCCGGAGATAAACCGGCTCAAAAACGAGCTAGGCCTGTTCTTTACCTGCCATACCCCGTGGGGATGGAATATCGGCAACCCTTATGAAAAGATCAGGGGTGCTACCGTGGGCGAGGTCATGAAAGTGATAGACTTTGCGGAAAGCATTGAGGCGCGTCTTGTCACGGTACACATGCATACCAGGTTCGGGCTGTACGATAAAAAAGAGATAATTAAGAACATGGCAGGCTCCCTGAGCATATTATGCGACCGCGCGGAGAAGTCGGGCATCGCCATCACGGTCGAGAACGTGGACCAGGGCGTTGACGACATGAAGGCTTTATTTGAGCTGGAGCCAAGGGCTAAGTTCCATCTCGATATCGGGCATGCAAATCTTTTATGTAAAGACGGGTCGAACATTTATGCTTTCATTGAGACGTTCAAGGACCGGCTGTACCATGTCCACGCCCATGACAACAAGGGTGGCCACAATGTCGACGGTGACCTGCATCTTGCTCTCGGCATGGGCAACATAGACTGGCCAAAGGTCGTAGGCTCTTTAAAGGATGCCGGGTATAAAGAGACGGTTACCTTCGAAGTTTTCACAAGGAACCGACAATATCTGGAAACAAGCAGGGACATCTTTAAGACCTTAATGGGCGGATGGGCTGAGCAAGACTAG
- a CDS encoding DJ-1/PfpI family protein: MANLGNLKIQLVAAERNFRDEELFVPENVFSDAGAFVSIASNTTKTITGMLGGTVHPDTKIEDIVVDDLDALVIAGGSGSPRYLWDNEALLEKVRDAHKKGKIIGAICLSGAILAQAGILKGKRGTVFPTEDAISILNRNGVTYVNQGVVVSDNIVTAQGPENAKEFAQAVLSLVRPRIVSVG; the protein is encoded by the coding sequence ATGGCTAATCTAGGTAATCTGAAGATCCAGCTTGTGGCAGCGGAGAGAAATTTCAGGGATGAGGAGCTGTTCGTGCCGGAGAACGTCTTTTCTGATGCGGGGGCGTTCGTGTCTATCGCCAGCAACACGACAAAGACGATAACCGGTATGCTGGGCGGTACGGTGCACCCTGACACGAAGATCGAGGATATAGTGGTCGACGACCTTGATGCTCTAGTCATAGCTGGCGGCAGCGGTTCTCCCAGGTACCTATGGGACAATGAGGCATTGCTGGAAAAGGTCAGGGACGCGCATAAGAAAGGTAAGATCATAGGAGCTATTTGTCTGTCGGGTGCCATACTGGCACAGGCAGGGATACTCAAAGGTAAAAGAGGGACAGTGTTCCCTACAGAGGACGCTATAAGCATACTGAACAGGAACGGCGTGACTTATGTCAACCAGGGGGTCGTGGTGAGCGATAATATCGTGACTGCCCAGGGCCCTGAGAATGCAAAGGAGTTCGCACAGGCAGTACTGAGCCTTGTAAGGCCTCGTATCGTATCGGTCGGGTGA
- a CDS encoding glycosyltransferase family 4 protein produces the protein MKIGFFVWEYPPRIIGGLGVYAQYITKYMVNMGHEVSVFTTNTGSLKTSEVIDGVEVNRPLGIDASSVLRIFVGNDLQSWGDGLRFFSSIFVNDIMCTNKFVNEQIRRKKKTFDMICVHDWLGGMAGSMIKSELNLPLVFHVHSIETRRSKGQGSKVVNDIEYHLASVADRVITVSYAMKEDLENHGWPGEKIFVVWNGIDPDIYDPSKIDDVEKAALRLRYGIADDEKMMLFVGRLNWVKGIMNLVQAMPSIIETYPKVKLVILGTGDEEYDIRSLVKRLGIEDNVICRYEFVPEHERIVHYAASDLCVFPSVYEPFGIVSLEAMAMEKPIVVGASGVSGFREQVISSGPGKTGIHVNGKDPVDIAWGVKQVLIDDEEAMAWGRNARDRVLKYFTWEKATRETLQIYEGLVNSYKY, from the coding sequence ATGAAAATCGGTTTTTTTGTCTGGGAATACCCTCCAAGGATAATCGGGGGGCTCGGCGTATACGCGCAATATATAACGAAATATATGGTTAACATGGGCCATGAAGTATCCGTATTTACCACGAACACAGGGTCACTGAAGACAAGCGAGGTCATAGACGGGGTGGAGGTCAACAGGCCCCTCGGGATCGACGCTTCCAGCGTCTTGCGCATATTCGTCGGTAACGATCTTCAGTCATGGGGAGACGGGCTGAGGTTCTTCAGTTCCATATTCGTCAACGATATCATGTGCACTAACAAATTCGTTAACGAACAGATACGCAGGAAAAAAAAGACGTTCGACATGATCTGCGTACATGACTGGCTCGGGGGCATGGCCGGCTCCATGATAAAGAGCGAACTCAACCTGCCGCTTGTATTCCATGTACACTCCATAGAGACGAGGCGCAGCAAGGGACAGGGCAGTAAAGTGGTCAACGACATAGAGTATCATCTGGCGTCCGTCGCGGACCGTGTGATCACAGTCAGCTATGCGATGAAGGAAGACCTGGAAAACCACGGGTGGCCGGGCGAAAAGATATTCGTAGTATGGAACGGCATAGATCCGGATATCTACGACCCTTCAAAAATAGACGACGTGGAAAAAGCCGCGTTGAGATTAAGGTACGGCATAGCCGACGATGAAAAAATGATGCTTTTTGTGGGAAGGCTCAACTGGGTCAAAGGCATTATGAACCTGGTCCAGGCGATGCCTTCGATAATCGAGACTTACCCGAAGGTCAAGCTCGTCATACTGGGCACGGGGGACGAAGAGTATGACATACGCAGCCTTGTGAAGAGGCTGGGCATCGAGGATAACGTGATATGCAGGTATGAATTTGTCCCGGAGCATGAGCGCATTGTCCATTATGCCGCATCCGACCTTTGCGTGTTCCCTTCAGTCTATGAGCCTTTCGGGATCGTCAGCCTTGAGGCCATGGCCATGGAAAAGCCCATAGTCGTAGGCGCGAGCGGGGTCTCAGGGTTCAGGGAACAGGTAATTAGCTCAGGGCCAGGCAAGACCGGAATACACGTGAACGGGAAGGATCCTGTTGACATAGCCTGGGGTGTCAAGCAGGTTTTAATTGACGATGAGGAGGCAATGGCCTGGGGCCGGAACGCCCGAGACCGTGTTTTAAAATACTTTACCTGGGAAAAGGCTACCAGAGAGACACTACAGATATACGAAGGACTTGTGAACTCTTATAAATACTAA
- a CDS encoding galactose-1-phosphate uridylyltransferase gives MNKIRRDYFTDHRVIIATERAKRPTDFIKEKPSAANKIKCPACGKTVSDEGNACQACAFCAGNEHLTPPGKTIYYSSTVGICQDADIDGKPRRSDWLVRVIPNLYPAVKPEDPESGQYEEMVASGVHEVIVESPEHGRQPQFMSDDEIKLLFQAYSDRFIEVSRLPFVRYVSIFRNHGKDAGASLSHPHSQLITLPVVPGMIRDQFDKDYTKIMVKEENSPRLVLTTEHTLAFAPYASSFPYEIWVFPRKPRKNISELTVEERDDFAIAMRDVLSRLYRLLSDPPYNYCFMQSVSEDMHMHIRICPKLGMLAGFELNTGMNINSVPPEDAARSLREI, from the coding sequence ATGAATAAAATACGGCGGGACTATTTTACCGATCACCGGGTGATAATCGCCACTGAAAGGGCCAAGAGGCCGACGGATTTTATTAAGGAAAAGCCGTCCGCCGCCAATAAAATAAAATGTCCGGCATGCGGGAAAACGGTGTCAGATGAAGGTAACGCCTGCCAGGCCTGCGCTTTTTGCGCCGGTAACGAGCACCTTACACCACCGGGTAAGACTATATATTACTCATCGACTGTCGGGATATGCCAGGATGCGGATATTGATGGAAAGCCAAGAAGGAGCGACTGGCTGGTGAGAGTGATACCTAACCTTTATCCTGCCGTAAAACCCGAGGACCCTGAGTCAGGACAGTATGAGGAAATGGTGGCGTCAGGAGTGCATGAGGTGATAGTAGAATCGCCCGAACATGGGCGTCAGCCTCAATTTATGTCCGACGATGAGATAAAATTGCTTTTTCAGGCTTACAGCGATAGGTTCATTGAAGTCTCGCGCCTGCCGTTCGTCAGGTATGTATCGATCTTCAGGAACCACGGCAAGGATGCCGGCGCATCCCTGTCACACCCTCATTCGCAGCTTATTACGTTACCGGTAGTGCCGGGAATGATCAGGGACCAGTTCGACAAGGACTATACAAAGATCATGGTAAAAGAGGAAAACTCGCCGAGGCTTGTGCTTACGACCGAACATACCCTCGCATTTGCGCCATATGCGTCAAGCTTTCCATATGAAATATGGGTGTTCCCCAGGAAGCCTCGAAAGAACATATCGGAATTGACCGTGGAGGAAAGGGATGACTTCGCCATCGCCATGAGGGATGTGCTGTCAAGGCTATACAGGCTGTTGTCCGACCCTCCGTATAATTACTGTTTTATGCAGTCGGTCTCGGAGGATATGCACATGCATATACGCATCTGTCCAAAGCTCGGCATGCTCGCCGGCTTCGAGCTGAATACGGGCATGAACATAAACTCGGTGCCCCCGGAGGACGCAGCCAGGTCTCTCCGTGAGATTTGA
- a CDS encoding shikimate kinase translates to MEGHAIAFGAGTVINAIANWKGSAFGIELKTEATVEIKGDLIEGEIAGGGDTRLIERACEIVLEKFDIDSGAKIVTSSEVPLASGLKSSSAAANATVLATLRAIRRDMDPLEAVKLGVRAALDTGVSITGAFDDACASMFGGVVMTDNREMELLKREEINSDVVIYVPDKKAFSADTDIRRSRLIAPWVGIAFDLALEGYYRKAMTLNGLLYSQALGFDSGPVFDALELGIKGVSLSGTGPSIVALTSGEETDRLRSAWSAYPGSIIVTAVNNKGAFTFE, encoded by the coding sequence ATGGAAGGCCATGCGATAGCGTTCGGTGCGGGTACCGTGATAAACGCCATAGCGAACTGGAAAGGCAGCGCTTTTGGTATCGAGCTGAAGACTGAGGCTACAGTGGAAATAAAGGGCGACCTCATAGAAGGAGAGATAGCCGGGGGAGGAGATACGAGGCTTATAGAAAGAGCGTGCGAGATCGTCCTCGAAAAGTTCGATATAGATTCGGGCGCAAAAATAGTGACATCCAGCGAGGTCCCTCTGGCAAGCGGCCTGAAATCCTCCAGCGCCGCCGCCAACGCCACCGTACTGGCGACCCTCAGGGCGATAAGAAGGGATATGGACCCGCTTGAGGCCGTGAAGCTCGGCGTCAGGGCTGCGCTTGATACGGGCGTATCGATCACCGGGGCGTTCGACGATGCCTGCGCGTCGATGTTCGGGGGCGTCGTGATGACGGATAACAGGGAAATGGAGCTTTTAAAAAGAGAGGAGATCAACTCGGACGTCGTCATATACGTCCCGGACAAAAAGGCTTTCTCCGCAGACACGGACATAAGACGCTCCAGGCTCATAGCTCCCTGGGTGGGCATCGCTTTTGACCTTGCCTTAGAGGGATATTACCGGAAGGCTATGACGCTGAACGGCCTGCTGTATTCCCAGGCGCTTGGTTTCGATTCCGGTCCGGTGTTCGATGCGCTTGAGCTTGGAATAAAAGGAGTAAGCCTTTCGGGGACCGGTCCGTCGATCGTGGCCCTCACTTCCGGGGAAGAGACTGACAGGCTAAGATCTGCCTGGTCCGCTTACCCGGGCAGTATCATCGTGACGGCTGTGAACAATAAGGGTGCATTTACATTTGAATGA
- a CDS encoding chorismate mutase: protein MTLEKRRDDVRKIDEEIIDLLAKRMDLARLILEEKKKQGLEINDDKQNEVVIKRAMEKANELNIDTGAIKEIFKMIIRMSIERQHEMSGEGNLP, encoded by the coding sequence ATGACGCTGGAAAAGAGAAGAGACGATGTGAGAAAGATCGACGAGGAGATCATTGACCTCCTCGCAAAACGCATGGATCTGGCCAGGCTGATCCTGGAAGAAAAGAAGAAGCAGGGCCTTGAGATCAACGACGACAAGCAGAACGAGGTAGTGATTAAAAGGGCAATGGAAAAGGCCAACGAGCTTAATATCGACACAGGGGCGATCAAAGAGATATTCAAGATGATCATAAGAATGAGCATAGAGAGACAGCATGAGATGTCCGGAGAGGGAAACCTGCCTTAG
- a CDS encoding prephenate dehydrogenase/arogenate dehydrogenase family protein, whose translation MSYKVLIIGGAGGMGRWCAKLFKRMDFDVSISSRRDVADVAKSLGVGVSSGMKAGDFDIVVLSVPIDTIDSISADIAPFMKPGSLLMDLSSLKKEPMESMTGHTSPEVEVLGAHPLFGPEIDDMTGYTIVLVPSERCKKWFPIIHDTFEKAGANIEVTTADDHDQKMAIVQGLTHFVYIALGRAYERIGINMKTLDGFATPVYRITKDFTGRVLSQDPRMYALIQSGKDVVQARSEFIIACSELESDIMKGDIDEFVRTLESATKHYGDTAVARKRTQRIIERSREEERFIRNSVGTEQAFAIEGEKAPVYGIIKEASGDRFVLDTPSRLLDLSYDEVTLLSGEELKDAKAKTAPRISRYVTVKLARGANAKMLKWVLKRIDGVAEVRDEKSEATDTPDIYRFTLEVYSDDSEKTLKNVLDTIWGLGYEVK comes from the coding sequence ATGTCCTATAAAGTGCTTATCATAGGGGGCGCCGGAGGCATGGGCCGATGGTGCGCGAAACTCTTTAAAAGGATGGATTTTGACGTCTCGATCAGCTCGAGACGTGATGTGGCCGATGTAGCAAAGTCTCTCGGCGTAGGCGTTTCTTCGGGGATGAAAGCCGGCGATTTTGATATTGTCGTGCTTTCAGTGCCCATAGATACCATCGATAGCATTTCGGCAGATATAGCGCCTTTTATGAAGCCAGGCTCACTCCTGATGGATCTCTCATCGTTAAAAAAAGAGCCGATGGAGTCCATGACCGGCCATACTTCCCCCGAGGTCGAAGTTCTGGGGGCACATCCGCTATTCGGTCCCGAGATAGACGACATGACCGGATACACAATAGTGCTTGTGCCTTCCGAGCGATGTAAAAAATGGTTCCCGATAATTCACGATACGTTCGAGAAGGCCGGAGCGAACATTGAGGTGACTACGGCCGATGACCATGACCAGAAAATGGCTATCGTCCAGGGCCTCACACATTTCGTGTACATAGCTCTCGGAAGGGCGTATGAGCGGATCGGCATCAACATGAAGACGCTGGACGGGTTCGCCACTCCTGTATATCGTATAACAAAGGACTTTACGGGAAGAGTTCTTTCACAGGACCCGAGAATGTACGCTCTGATCCAGTCGGGCAAGGACGTAGTGCAGGCGAGGAGCGAGTTCATCATAGCCTGCTCCGAGCTGGAATCAGACATCATGAAAGGGGACATCGACGAGTTCGTCCGTACGCTGGAGTCGGCTACTAAACACTACGGCGATACCGCAGTCGCCAGGAAAAGGACCCAGCGCATCATTGAGAGATCGCGCGAAGAAGAGCGATTCATCAGAAATAGCGTCGGCACGGAACAGGCATTCGCCATTGAAGGGGAAAAAGCCCCTGTGTACGGCATCATAAAAGAAGCCTCCGGAGATCGATTCGTGCTTGACACGCCGTCAAGGCTGCTGGACCTGAGCTACGATGAAGTGACTCTGTTGAGCGGAGAAGAACTAAAAGATGCCAAAGCGAAGACAGCCCCCAGGATAAGCCGGTACGTTACCGTGAAACTGGCACGGGGTGCTAATGCTAAGATGCTAAAGTGGGTGCTTAAACGTATAGACGGCGTCGCGGAGGTCAGGGACGAAAAGAGCGAGGCTACCGACACTCCCGATATATACCGTTTTACTCTAGAGGTCTATTCGGATGACAGCGAAAAGACTCTCAAGAACGTGCTCGATACGATATGGGGCCTGGGATATGAGGTTAAGTAA
- the aroE gene encoding shikimate dehydrogenase, with product MKKVFGVIGDPISHSLSPVMHNAAFDHLEMDCAYHAFQVKGEHLREAIVGARYLGFGGLNVTIPHKEEVLKIVEGGKMASDIGAANTIDFRRMKAFNTDGPGALDSLQDNGIDVSGKDVLVLGAGGAARAIVYIMAISGARVTVLNRTEDKSLALASHMSMFGNVTGKGLGEIPTDVSASDVIINTTSVGMYPDVDGTLVTSDMLDSSQVVFDLVYKPLETRLLKEARMAGAKTIDGITMLVRQGARSFEIWNDVRPPVDVMERSVRDVL from the coding sequence ATGAAAAAGGTCTTTGGCGTCATCGGCGACCCCATATCCCACAGCCTATCGCCTGTGATGCATAACGCTGCATTTGATCATTTAGAGATGGACTGCGCCTATCATGCGTTCCAGGTAAAAGGCGAGCACCTGAGAGAGGCTATCGTCGGTGCCAGGTATCTTGGCTTCGGCGGGCTGAACGTGACCATACCTCATAAGGAGGAGGTTTTGAAAATAGTCGAGGGCGGCAAGATGGCGTCGGACATTGGCGCGGCCAACACGATAGATTTCAGGCGCATGAAGGCGTTCAATACGGACGGCCCGGGGGCTCTTGATTCGCTGCAGGACAACGGCATAGATGTCTCGGGAAAGGATGTTCTGGTGTTAGGCGCGGGCGGCGCGGCCAGAGCTATCGTGTACATTATGGCGATAAGCGGGGCCCGCGTGACCGTTTTAAACCGCACGGAAGATAAGAGCCTTGCGCTGGCTTCCCATATGAGCATGTTCGGCAACGTCACCGGAAAAGGGCTGGGAGAAATACCCACAGACGTCAGCGCTTCAGATGTGATCATCAATACGACCTCCGTAGGAATGTATCCTGACGTCGACGGCACGCTCGTTACGTCAGATATGCTCGATAGCTCGCAGGTCGTTTTCGATCTTGTATACAAACCACTGGAGACACGGCTGTTAAAGGAGGCAAGGATGGCCGGCGCGAAGACAATAGACGGTATAACGATGCTGGTGCGCCAGGGCGCGAGGTCTTTTGAGATATGGAACGACGTCAGGCCGCCTGTAGACGTGATGGAGAGGAGCGTCAGGGATGTCCTATAA
- a CDS encoding thymidylate kinase, whose amino-acid sequence MRFIVIDGLDGSGKDTQAYRLKDHLSNNGSEVVLRIHPSQDNFFGKFSKKSLTRGGKFDRMLATLFYGFDVIRSILLYCRGDRTVIFVRYTMACAYLPKAIIRPVYKIVKTILPHSEEMFFLDVSPEEALRRVHSRGGELEMFETLPHMEKVRSRAMMIVDDWKVVDGNPAPDKVFENIVNSLKIKRTG is encoded by the coding sequence ATGAGGTTCATAGTTATAGACGGTCTTGACGGTTCGGGGAAAGATACACAGGCATACCGCCTCAAAGATCATCTCTCCAATAACGGAAGCGAAGTCGTCCTGAGGATACACCCGTCACAGGACAACTTTTTCGGGAAGTTTTCCAAGAAATCCCTGACCAGGGGCGGCAAATTTGACCGCATGCTTGCGACGCTCTTTTACGGCTTTGATGTCATAAGGTCTATCCTGCTTTACTGCAGGGGGGACCGCACCGTTATCTTTGTCAGGTATACGATGGCGTGCGCATACCTGCCGAAGGCGATAATAAGGCCTGTCTACAAGATTGTGAAGACGATACTTCCGCATTCAGAAGAGATGTTCTTCCTTGACGTGTCGCCGGAAGAGGCGTTAAGGAGGGTGCACAGCCGCGGAGGCGAGTTAGAGATGTTCGAGACTTTGCCTCACATGGAGAAGGTACGGTCAAGGGCGATGATGATAGTCGACGACTGGAAAGTTGTGGACGGGAACCCTGCGCCGGACAAAGTATTCGAGAATATCGTCAACAGCCTTAAAATTAAAAGGACGGGCTGA
- a CDS encoding diacylglycerol/polyprenol kinase family protein, with product MLGLSLNDIGATIAIYAYIVIVFLIVEKLWKGDKAVGRKILHISMGNIVFVLWIFDHLWAGVLLAGSFVLFSLLITQRMQLYFLSKLTLNTSNGRLFQKTYRKIITKLSLISASDAGNEFGLVYYCLSYTILAFLFFNDPVVVAVGMLPLAYGDGLGAVIGRKYGKHKYKIIDKKSIEGSMAVFAGTALAVMAGMIFYGIPAADAVWKACLVGVVITFVEAIAPKGLDNLAIPFSAAALFYFVL from the coding sequence ATGCTGGGATTATCGTTGAACGACATCGGGGCCACCATCGCAATATATGCTTACATAGTCATCGTTTTCCTCATAGTTGAAAAATTATGGAAGGGCGACAAGGCGGTAGGCCGTAAGATACTTCACATAAGCATGGGCAACATTGTCTTCGTCCTGTGGATTTTCGACCACTTGTGGGCCGGGGTGCTTCTCGCAGGGTCTTTCGTATTATTCTCTCTATTGATAACGCAGCGCATGCAGCTATACTTCTTGAGCAAGCTCACGCTGAACACGAGTAACGGGAGGCTCTTTCAAAAGACCTACCGTAAAATCATAACCAAGCTCTCGCTGATATCGGCGTCGGATGCCGGCAATGAGTTCGGCCTCGTGTACTATTGCCTGTCCTATACCATACTCGCATTCCTTTTCTTCAACGATCCTGTCGTAGTGGCAGTGGGCATGCTGCCTTTAGCATACGGCGACGGCCTCGGCGCGGTCATCGGAAGAAAATACGGCAAACACAAGTATAAGATCATAGACAAGAAAAGTATAGAAGGCTCGATGGCCGTGTTCGCCGGCACCGCGCTGGCCGTCATGGCAGGCATGATATTCTACGGCATTCCGGCGGCAGATGCCGTATGGAAAGCGTGCCTGGTGGGAGTCGTAATAACCTTTGTAGAGGCAATAGCGCCCAAAGGCCTGGACAATCTCGCGATACCGTTCAGCGCCGCAGCATTGTTCTATTTCGTTCTTTAG